A single genomic interval of Nonomuraea rubra harbors:
- a CDS encoding ABC transporter ATP-binding protein, translating to MDSQLKARPVSPLEPDPMAGLLRPYGWGFAAVVLLQVIGGIAGLAPLLAVVELGRALLAPGPVDHRHVWTVVIAGAAGLFVRLLFTGASSGAGHLLDGHVQLSFRRRLAARLGRVPIGWLSRRRTGELANVVGQDVSAVHPLIAHFPSRLVTAFVVPLVSLIYLFTVDWRLTLITVIPVALAVAFVPLMMTPRRLREQQTLDEGMGRISSAAVEFVQGIAVVKAFGGGERAHRAFLAAADGFAGDLARWARGLSGTAAAMQLALSPPFVLLAVLIGGALLITNGAMAAADLLPFLLLGLGLTAPVAALGHGFDDLQAARRALGRIRDVLAVRPLPEPEHPAAAPRGHRIELRDVRFAYDDGPEALRGIDLVLEPGTVTAIVGPSGSGKSTLVQLLPRFFDPTHGSITLGGVDLRHLAGGQLHRTVSFVFQDVRLLRASIADNLALAVPHAGLDDVIRVARLVHLHDRIIELPRGYETVIGEEVKLSGGEAQRISIARALLADAPVLVLDEATAFADPRTEQALRAALARQAGDRTTLIIAHRLETVAGADTVVVLENGLITERGSPAELLAQDGKFAKFWHSHQEGDQPR from the coding sequence ATGGATTCCCAGCTCAAGGCCCGACCCGTTTCCCCGCTGGAGCCGGACCCCATGGCCGGGCTGCTGCGCCCGTACGGCTGGGGCTTCGCCGCCGTCGTCCTCCTCCAGGTGATCGGCGGCATCGCGGGCCTGGCCCCGCTGCTGGCGGTGGTCGAGCTGGGGCGCGCGCTCCTGGCGCCCGGGCCGGTCGACCACCGCCACGTCTGGACGGTCGTGATCGCGGGTGCGGCAGGCCTGTTCGTCCGGCTGCTGTTCACCGGCGCGTCCTCCGGGGCCGGGCACCTGCTCGACGGCCACGTGCAGCTGTCGTTCCGCCGGCGGCTCGCCGCGCGGCTGGGCCGCGTACCGATCGGCTGGCTCTCGCGGCGCCGCACCGGCGAGCTGGCGAACGTGGTGGGGCAGGACGTCAGCGCCGTGCACCCGCTCATCGCCCACTTCCCGAGCCGGCTCGTCACCGCGTTCGTGGTGCCGCTGGTGTCGCTGATCTATCTGTTCACCGTCGACTGGCGGCTCACGCTGATCACGGTGATCCCGGTGGCGCTGGCGGTGGCGTTCGTCCCCCTGATGATGACCCCGCGCCGCCTGCGCGAGCAGCAGACCCTCGACGAGGGGATGGGCCGGATCTCGAGCGCGGCCGTGGAGTTCGTGCAGGGGATCGCGGTGGTCAAGGCGTTCGGCGGGGGCGAGCGCGCTCACCGCGCGTTCCTCGCGGCGGCCGACGGCTTCGCCGGCGACCTCGCCCGCTGGGCGCGCGGCCTGTCCGGGACCGCCGCGGCGATGCAGCTCGCGCTGTCACCGCCGTTCGTGCTGCTGGCCGTCCTGATCGGCGGGGCGCTCCTGATCACGAACGGCGCCATGGCCGCGGCCGACCTGCTGCCGTTCCTGCTGCTGGGGCTGGGCCTGACCGCCCCCGTGGCGGCGCTCGGCCACGGCTTCGACGACCTGCAGGCCGCCCGGCGCGCGCTCGGCCGGATCCGGGACGTGCTCGCGGTGCGGCCACTCCCCGAGCCCGAGCACCCCGCCGCCGCACCGCGGGGACACCGGATCGAGCTGCGTGACGTGCGCTTCGCCTACGACGACGGCCCCGAGGCGCTGCGCGGCATCGACCTCGTGCTCGAACCGGGCACGGTCACCGCGATCGTGGGCCCCTCGGGAAGCGGCAAGTCCACACTCGTCCAGCTGCTGCCCCGGTTCTTCGACCCCACCCACGGCTCGATCACCCTGGGCGGCGTCGACCTCCGCCACCTCGCCGGCGGGCAGCTGCACCGGACGGTCTCCTTCGTCTTCCAGGACGTCCGCCTGCTGCGCGCCTCGATCGCCGACAACCTCGCGCTGGCGGTCCCGCACGCCGGCCTCGACGACGTGATCCGCGTCGCGCGGCTGGTGCACCTGCACGACCGCATCATCGAGCTGCCGCGCGGCTACGAGACGGTGATCGGCGAAGAGGTCAAGCTGTCGGGCGGCGAGGCCCAGCGCATCTCGATCGCCCGCGCGCTGCTCGCCGACGCGCCCGTCCTGGTGCTCGACGAGGCGACCGCGTTCGCGGACCCGCGGACCGAGCAGGCGCTGCGCGCCGCCCTGGCCAGGCAGGCAGGCGATCGCACCACCCTGATCATCGCCCACCGCCTGGAGACCGTCGCCGGCGCCGACACCGTCGTGGTGCTGGAGAACGGGCTCATCACCGAACGCGGCAGCCCCGCCGAGCTGCTGGCCCAAGACGGAAAGTTCGCCAAGTTCTGGCACTCCCACCAGGAAGGGGACCAACCCCGGTGA